One Rosa chinensis cultivar Old Blush chromosome 5, RchiOBHm-V2, whole genome shotgun sequence genomic region harbors:
- the LOC112202994 gene encoding protein NYNRIN-like: MQPIIKPWPACGWALDLIGMIHPHSSLQHKFIIVATDYFTKWVEAEPLKEASGATIRQFIFRNILCRFGIPEVLVSDRGVAFMGGLVEELVNDFGIQFIHNIPYYAQSNGQAEASNKTIITLLKKMLVENPRQWHDTLYETLWAYRTSKWNPNATTPYALMFGHDDVLPLEINVHSLCVQEQYHLIGEDYIQAMWQEHEDLSEQRLAALDNLVMEKQCIARAYDKRTRGRSYKEGDLVWKAILPLGEKLTGRGKWTPRWEGPFVVHRILERGAFHLRDIDGDIHRNPINDRFLKKYYPSV, from the coding sequence ATGCAGCCTATTATCAAGCCTTGGCCTGCTTGCGGCTGGgcactggacttgattgggatgatccatCCCCATTCTTCTCTTCAACACAAGTTTATCATCGTCGCCACTGATTACTTCACCAAATGGGTCGAAGCAGAGCCTTTGAAAGAGGCTTCcggtgccaccattcgccaaTTTATTTTCCGTAACATTCTttgcaggtttggtatccccgAGGTGCTGGTTTCGGACCGGGGGGTAGCGTTCATGGGAGGCCTTGTCGAGGAGCTTGTCAATGATTTTGGCATCCAATTCATCCACAACATTCCGTATTACGCTCAATCTAATGGTCAAGCGGAGGCTAGCAACAAGACAATCATTACCTTACTGAAGAAGATGCTGGTAGAGAACCCTCGACAATGGCACGATACTTTGTATGAGACACtttgggcctatcgcacttctaaatggAATCCCAACGCGACAACGCCATACGCACTCATGTTTGGTCATGATGATGTCTTACCGTTAGAAATTAATGTTCATTCCCTATGCGTCCAAGAGCAGTACCATCTGATCGGTGAAGATTACATTCAGGCAATGTGGCAGGAACACGAAGAtttaagcgagcagcgcttggccgctttggacaatttggtgatgGAAAAACAGTGTATCGCTCGtgcctatgataagaggacgcGTGGTCGTAGTTACAAGGAAGGCGACCTCGTTTGGAAGGCTATTTTACCCCTTGGCGAAAAGTTAACAGGTCGTGGTAAATGGACGCCGCGatgggaaggaccctttgttgTCCACCGGATCTTGGAGcgcggggcttttcacctcCGAGACATCGATGGAGACATCCATCGCAACCCCATTAACGACCGTttcttgaagaaatattaccctagtgtttAG
- the LOC112202995 gene encoding uncharacterized protein LOC112202995, with protein sequence MDYNLSAEEIEAFHSIHERLLSYMVEKDAYDRIATLEVVNEELSDPECEDEVSIQLAPAALDDTPPKVRDHTERVNLGTVSEPMENASATNQRAMNLIFHDILGKVLEVYIDDVVVKSQKKGDHIADLKKVFERMRCHRLKMNQAKCVFGVQARDFLGFIVHQRGIEVPEDKASAVINASPPRTKKDLQRLLGKIQPFSPLLRLQGQNEFVWEPKHHEAFDSIKAYLASSPVLVPPRAGIPLKLYISAAEASIGSLLAQDDEGGIKHAIFYLSRTLTDCETRYTPMEKLCLTLYFSACKLRHYMLSFTTCIIAQTDLVKYMLSRPILRGRIGKWVLALSEFSLQYVPQKAVKGQAIADFLAHHPTLEIPALKELEIASTTTTRPDLARIPEYAVWYQATVSLQPWVLFFDGLRTDTLGGAGIVLENPTGDHFSYSFQLEFQCTNNQAEYEALIIRLEVLLEMGVKDVQIRGDSQLVINQLQEKYRCASWLLVPYLNSAIELLDQFDDIDLEHIPRERNFAANELAQLATGITLKYGVRESILKVERRTLPSWLARPDPPDDPVVAVLEPIDVDWRIPLIEYLKQPDSRADRKIHFLVLNYFLRGDELRRRGEDGIDFRCVYGREAKRLMREVHTGICGAHQAGPKMRWL encoded by the exons atggattacaacCTCTCGGCGGAGgagatagaggccttccactcgataCACGAACGGCTATTGTCatacatggtggaaaaagaTGCTTATGATCGCATCGCAACCTTAGAGGTCGTTAATGAAGAACTTTCTGACCCGGAGTGCGAAGATGAAGTCAGCATTCAACTTGCCCCGGcagcgctggacgatacacctcctaaaGTTAGAGACCATACTGAGAGGGTTAATCTGGGAACAGTGAGCGAGCCTATGGAG AACGCTAGTGCGACgaatcagagagccatgaacttgaTATTCCATGACATACTGGGAAAGGTTTTAGAGGTGTACATCGATGACGTGGTGGTCAAGTCTCAGAAAAAGGGGGACCACATCGCGGATCTCAAGAAAGTATTTGAGCGCATGCGATGCCATAGACTCAAGATGAACCAGGCCAAATGCGTGTTTGGGGTCCAGGCAAGAGACTTCCTGGGGTTCATAGTTCATCAgcgaggaattgaggtccccGAAGACAAGGCGAGCGCAGTCATTAACGCATCTCCCCCGCGAACGAAGAAGGACTTACAGCGTTtgttgg gtaaaatccaacCTTTCTCGCCGTTGCTGAGGTTACAAGGGCAgaatgagtttgtgtgggagcctaaacatcatGAGGCTTTCGACAGTATCAAGGCCTACTTGGCAAGCTCGCCAGTCCTGGTTCCACCCAGAGCTGGgatcccattaaagctatacatttcagcagctgaggcctCCATTGGCAGCTTGCTCGCTCAGGATGATGAGGGAGGTATCAAGCATGCTATATTTTACCTCAGCCGGACATTGACAGATTGTGAGACGAGGTACACCCCGATGGAGAAGCTGTGCCTAACTCTGTATTTTTCAGCGTGCAAGTTgcggcactacatgttatcctttactacctgcatcatcgctcaaactGATTTGGTCAAATACATGTTGTCACGGCCTATCTTGAGAGGtcgcattggcaaatgggtattggcTCTCTCAGAATTTTCGCTCCAATATGTACCTCAGAAAGCTGTCAAGGGGCAGGCCATCGCGGATTTTCTCGCACATCATCCTACGTTAGAGATACCCGCACTAAAGGAATTAGAGATAGCGTCCACCACTACGACTCGACCAGATTTGGCGCGCATCCCTGAGTATGCTGTTTGGTACCAAGCCACAGTCTCATTGCAACCTTGGGTATTGTTCTTTGATGGCTTAAGAACTGACACACTGGGTGGTGCAGGGATTGTTTTGGAAAACCCAACCGGTGACcatttctcttattctttccaaCTAGAGTTCCAATGTACTAATAATCAGGCCGAATATGAGGCTCTTATTATCAGACTCGAGGTCTTATTGGAAATGGGCGTAAAGGACGTTCAGATTCGCGGTGATTCTCAGCTCGTTATAAACCAACTCCAGGAAAAGTATCGATGTGCAAGTTGGTTGCTTGTACCATATCTGAATAGCGCCATCGAGCTTCTGGACCAATTTGATGACATCGATCTGGAGCATATACCCCGCGAGCGCAACTTTGCAGCTAATGAGCTCGCTCAGCTTGCCACAGGCATCACATTGAAGTATGGAGTGCGCGAAAGCATTTTGAAAGTTGAGCGTCGTACATTACCTTCATGGCTTGCACGGCCTGATCCACCAGATGATCCCGTGGTCGCGGTGCTAGAACCTATCGATGTGGATTGGCGAATCCCGCTGATTGAGTACCTCAAACAACCAGACTCAAGAGCTGACAGGAAGATTCATTTTCTCGTGCTAAATTACTTCCTTAGAGGTGATGAGTTGCGGCGACGTGGGGAGGATGGTATAGACTTTCGGTGTGTCTATGGCCGCGAAGCTAAACGATTAATGCGCGAAGTACACACTGGGATATGTGGGGCTCATCAAGCGGGACCTAAGATGCGCTGGctttga